Below is a genomic region from Oscarella lobularis chromosome 14, ooOscLobu1.1, whole genome shotgun sequence.
CGTCGCAAACTGAGGCCGATAGACGGATATCCAGACATCAATcctgacgacgatgaagataTGACACCTACAATAGAGCGAGAGGAAGCCGCTCAACCCGAAGTGATCGCTAATCCACCTCAGCCAGCAGCGGAGCCTCCGGCACAACAACAACCCGCAGCTGTCCAAACGAGAAGTGGGCGCAACGTCCGTCCTCCCGGGTGGCACAAGGACTACGGCACTTCAGCGTAGTGACAATGACTCTAAGAAAGGGAGATGTGGTATGTACCCATCCTGGACTATGTAGCGTACGCATGTTTGTAATGTACCCGCCTAttgatgtgacgtcattgtacGTATATAAGGGTAGACGAGAGATTAATAAAGGGCTTTTGTACCCACACCTAAAGGACCACACTACATCCCACACTACAAGTAGAGCGATGGGCATGTTTGACGAGTGTCTCACATGGCATCAGCAACAGCCCGAAGCTAACTCCTACACCACAGCTGTTTTGAGAGATTTGCGCGAATTGGCAGCAAGAAAAAGACTCGACACGCTCAAGCAGACTAAAAGTGATACGTATTTAATAGTCACTATTTTGATCGCAACCAGTGAATATAGAGAGTTTTCCTGGTGGTACAATAAATGTACGGGCATTGGCATGAATATTAATTCGGTTCGCTTAACCGAACGTTTTGCTTATCCGAACGACACGGATTCCCGAggggttcggataatcggCGGTTGACTGTAGCGACAAGAAAACGGCGCAAAGCTTTGCTTCCGCCGCCTTAATTGTCGTTTCCTGTCAATTATAAGTCGTTGGCGACGAAATAGGCATCGACGCGCTTTAGATACGATCGAGTCCCATGAACACGACGCGATATTCGATGTCGTACGACTCATTTCCGATGATGGCATGTGCCATGTTCCTTTAGAATCCTGCTTTCTGCGCCAAAATTGGTATGTCCTTAGTGTATTTCGAACTGATAAACGCCACCCTAAGCTAACCCATACAACCTAGCCTACAGACATGACATATATCTAGAGGTCCGGATATACGACAGGAAAATGGGAAAAGAGAGCGATACCTTTAGGATATAGGCCTTCATAATCAGACAGAGTTGAAAATATGTAAATATAAAAATGCAGCACCGTCTACGATCAACGAGGATCTGGTGACACTGCTGTGAAAGTGAGGCGACACGCAAGTCAGCGTCGGCCATATTTTGTTGGGTACACATGGCAGAAACAACTAAAATTTTTGTTCAGCTTCTACTGTTTGCAATTTATGTCTTTCTCACCCCAAACTAACGTTTCTATCTCTTCACTAATGCGATCAGTCCAAACTAAAAGCTTTTCATACTTTTGGCATATTCCACCCGCCATATAGCTAAATTGCGATGTTCAAGCTCTTTCTTTTAGTGTGGGGCTAAACCAGTCAAGGTGCGTAGTTACGTAGCCGCTCTTGCAAAAGAACGGCTGGTCGTTGTCAGTTTCTGCCACGTCTAAAGGGGGCACAAGTGACAACTAATTTCTGCCTGTGGAATGTCAACAACTAACGATACGGGATATTAATTGGCAGATTGCCCAGGAGAACCCCCGCACTAACCGAACCGCAGCTTTTCTCAGCTCTAGCTGTTCACATTCGCTCGAACTGCCGCGTTTTTGCATTCACCCCAGCTGAACGTTCTTGGACCTAGTCGGgcaatcgtcgttttcaaaacACAACATCTAAGCCAAACTGAAACAGAAAGTAAGTCTTTCTAAAGACAGAGCTTTCGAGCTAATCATGCTTACGGCTGCTCTGACGTGTAAAGGCTGGCAACTACTGCATGTAACGTGTAGAGTTTGGTTGGTACTCGAGTACCTTGAAATGACTGATCCACGATATGTTGGAAGGTTTGTAAAAATGTCCTTCAATTTGACGGCATATAGTCTATAAACCGCACCTTCTAGGTTAGCAGGAAGAAACTGTACTGCACCGGCAGACGTCATTAGGTTCTACGAAGTCGAAGCAGAACTTCGTTCAATAAGTGATCCAGTTTGGGTTCCCCAACTCTTTTGGTGGGGCAATCGTTGCGGCAACGCTAACTTGTGCAGTTATATCCTTAGCAAAAAAGCCAAGCACACCATTAAGAATGGGGTAATGGCTGGCGAAACAGGTGTTCATATGAGCTCGTTTTGGGGCCACGATCATATGATTGATCTGTTCAAAAGCCACAATTTACCCATTAACATGCCAGACTCGAATGGCTATACGCCTCTCTTCTGGGCTTTGGCTTCTCCGGGAAGTCAAAATGAGGGATTAGAATGCCACGGTCACGGATATGCTGTTGCCGAAGCTCTCAAGAAGGCAGGTGCAAAcgtcgaagcaacaactAAGCACGATTTCACGAATCGCTTTCTCCGTGAGCACTTTACTTCCGGAAAAGACAATCGGTCTGAAAACAGCAAGTAAATGCTATGTGGGAAATTGTGTAATCGTCTCTCTCTAAATAGGTTGAAGTGGTTTAGTAATTGCGCTGATACTATTGAGAGCTGTTTACGTTACCTTTCAGATGCAACTGCAACTGAGGATGAAACTCTTTCATGGAAAGAATATTGGTTGTGGAAATTCGCAGCATGGGACAACACTCCATCAGTTTATTTATGCAAAGAACTTCTTAAAAACGATGCACGTTTAGATCCCACTAAAAGCATTTTTGTCACGGCCACTTATCATCGAGCCGCTCGCTTCGGAAACAACCGCCTTCTTAAGCTTCTGCTAGAAAACGGCTACATTTCACGTGACAATGTTGATGCTCGGGACGAGCTTGGCTGGACGCCTACACACAACGCGGCATGGCACAATGAAGCCGATTGCGTTCGTACTCTCTTGAATCACGGATCCAACCCTAATATCTCTTCCAAAGAAGGAACGCCATTGGAAATAGCAAGAGAATATGAGAGCATCGACGTAATCAGGCTTTTTAGAAAGCGTAGGCGAGCAGAATTGCGAATGGTATATAAGCTAATCTTTCGAACGTAAGACCCTTCAATATTACTAATTTTTAGGCAAGAGAAATTGTCGGCTCAGAAAATGTCTTTTATCTTGCGGGTTGCAATGTTGTTGTAAACGACTATCACTATTTTTATAATCCTCAATAACAATTTCTTATCATAGACCTCAATTTGCATGTAgtgtttcaatttttcttacaATATTAATACTGTACAAACACGATTGGCCGTAGGTACTAGAGAAAGGCAATACCGAGTGTGACGAACAGACACATCTATACCATAGATAGAAGAACAAAGGAAATAAAAACTCTCCCTAAGCAGCCTATAAGGAGCAAATGCGCTTTGAATCAACCTATGTACAGTTGTCTGTTTCGGACACAAAGTCTTTTAGTAACTTCTTCTAAAGCAGGAAGTTTTGTTTCCTTAGCAATGCTCTAATATTATCTTTGTGTCTGAAGTCAAATAAAGTTGGTATTCCACAAAAACCACACGCTTCAGTAACGGGAAACTGAATATCCAACAGACGTGAGGCAAATAAAGCACTCGCGTTTTTTGTCTTGTAAAGGTTGTCAAATATAGGTTATCGCATGGTGTCGAGGGTGATACGGGTTTGCCTCGGGCCGTTATCGAGGTTTCTAGAATGATGAATCCCCGAATCGCCCGAGAAAGCTGTGGCAGGGATAAAATAGTAGAAGAGAGATGTCACGTGAAATTTTCTTGAGTGACGCTTAGTACCCGTATAGGAGTCTCCAAAGTGCCTCCGTTTAGTCACTAATATATTCCTATCGTGGCCAATCATTAGACCATTGTGCCGAGGTTTACTTCGTATCAAAGCTGGTAAATGCTTTCCATGGCTATTTTGCAGAATTTTTTGCATTCCTCCAGTCTGCACCCTCTTGCATCGTCTTCATAGCAAATTTCGTTTGGCAATTTCTTCAAGACGCTTCCAAAGACGTTGTAGAACACCGTCGACAATCTTTTTCCTGAGTAGCAGCAGCCGATGGGATGTGTAGTGATTTGGTTTTAGTTATTGGTTGTTATAGTCACTTGGGTGTTGAGAGAGGAGATAAGGTGTGTAGGTAAGAAAATGTAGTCAGTCTCGCTCGTACCGTGTTTTTTGACGGTTATCGTTATTTCCCCGAGTGCTCATCGCTACAGATGCTAGAAGCGATTATGTCACACAGAGGGCGGTTTTACGTGACATAATGGCTTCAAGCATCGCATCTGCTGCTGCTATTTAGGTAGAAGAGCGTCGACGGTGTTCCACAGTGTCTTCAAAAGCGTCTTGAAAAAATAGTGTATTGAAATTCGCTCTGAAGAAGACGGAAGAGGCTGCAGACTGGAGAGGTATGATAAAATCATGCAAAGTAGCCATGAAAAACATCTACCAGCATTGCAATGTCCATTCGTCATGAGTATCAACAAGAAAATTCTCTCGGATTACCCAACGCGCTTCCGCCAGCAAAGCCGCAGCTGCGGCAAATGCATGATACCAACGTGTACGAGGCAGTGGCATTAAGTAAGGTGGGCAATTTCgcgcgcaaaaaatttttgcgaGTTGGCGTGGTTAACcttatttttattgacgCTGAATGCATTTACTGTTGACAACGtcggctttttctttgtcttaaCGCGCTCGAGCTCCCAATTACAATGGCATTGATTCCGACGTTGGGCATGatgagccgaccaccgcagttgtacggggtggcaaacgcagtttgcgagcccgtataacggcgagggaggctctctcaaacagCAGGGAGGAATATCGTTGCGCATGTTCGCCGCTAGGTGAGGTAACAATATGTATTAGCTAATCAGAACGCAACGATCCCTTCTTCCAAATATTTTTGTCTGGGCCAAGGTGTAGGGGCTTTAGGAGCATACCAGTATCACCTAATCGTGCGGGACAAAGCtaaagctttcatttgaggACCC
It encodes:
- the LOC136195099 gene encoding serine/threonine-protein phosphatase 6 regulatory ankyrin repeat subunit B-like; this encodes MTDPRYVGRLAGRNCTAPADVIRFYEVEAELRSISDPVWVPQLFCKKAKHTIKNGVMAGETGVHMSSFWGHDHMIDLFKSHNLPINMPDSNGYTPLFWALASPGSQNEGLECHGHGYAVAEALKKAGANVEATTKHDFTNRFLREHFTSGKDNRLKWFSNCADTIESCLRYLSDATATEDETLSWKEYWLWKFAAWDNTPSVYLCKELLKNDARLDPTKSIFVTATYHRAARFGNNRLLKLLLENGYISRDNVDARDELGWTPTHNAAWHNEADCVRTLLNHGSNPNISSKEGTPLEIAREYESIDVIRLFRKRRRAELRMAREIVGSENVFYLAGCNVVVNDYHYFYNPQ